The DNA sequence ACATTAGAGGTAAAAATTGAAATAATTGAACCGAAAGTAGCAATTCCCATTGGCGTTTTTGCCCGAGGAGATATTCTTGTAGAGACTAATCAGGATGCATTAATCATTCCTTCCAGTGCTTTGACCAGAAAAAAAGAAGGGATATATGTTTTCGTGATTGAAGAAGGAATTGCCAGACAAAAAGAAGTTACCTTAGGCATTATTCAAGGTGAAAAAATAGAAATTCTGAATGGATTATCAGAGGGAGAAAAAATTGTTATTCTTGGTAATCAAGAGTTGGAAGATGGATTAAAAGTAGAAGTGTTGGACAAGGAGGAATAGAATTGAATTTACCTAATTTTTCGGTTAGCCGGCCGGTTACCATTTTAATGCTTTTTATCGGATTAATTCTGATAGGTCTTATTTCATATCAGAATTTAGGATTGGATTTATTGCCTGACTTATCCTTTCCGATGTCCGCCATTATTGTTTCCTATTCGGGAGTAGCTCCCCAGGAAATAGAAAATATGATTACAATTCCCCTGGAAGAAGCGGTGGGTACCATTCAAGGTGTGAAAAAAATTTCCTCTTATTCTCGGGAGGGAAACTCTCTTGTTTTAATGGAGTTTAACTGGGGTACAGATATGGATGTCAGTGCTATGAATATTCGGGAAAAGATTGACCAGATCAAGGGCTTTCTTCCTGATGATGCCAGTGATCCGATGGTCATTAAATTTGACCCCGCATTGATGCCGATTCTGGTTTTGGGAATGGGTTCGGAGGAGAGAGATTTACAAAAATTACAGAAATATGCAGAAGATATAATCAAACCCCGTCTGGAAAGAATGGAAGAGGTTGCCAGCGTATCTATTAATGGAGGCCTGGATAGAGAAATACTGGTTTCGATTGATAATGATAAACTTCGTTCCAACCAGTTAAGTTTTAGTCAAGTTACTGCTGCTTTGGCCGGAGAAAATGTTAACTTACCGGCGGGTACATTAAAGGAAGGTACCATCAATTTTCTTATCAGGACTTTGGGGAGATTTGAAAGCACTCAAGATATCGAAAAAATATTAATCTCTAATATTCGGGGAAACAAAATTTATTTGGGTGATATTGCTAAAGTTGAAGATACCTTTAAGGAAAGAAATTCAATTACCTATGTAAACGGAAAACCCGGAATCATGATAAGCTTACAGAAGGAATCGGGTAAAAATACGGTTACTGTAGCCAAAAGGGTATTTAAAGAACTTGAGACTATCCAAAAATTACTTCCTGAGGACATATCTATCACCCCGGTTTTTGATTCTTCTGATTTCATCGAAAAGACCATATCGCAAGTAGGATGGGTGGCTTTATACGGGGCGATTATTGCAGTATTTGTTCTATTCTTTTTCCTGGGTAATTTAGGCAGTACCTTAATTATTGGTTTTGCCATACCTATTTCTTTGATTTTTACCTTTACCCTGCTTTATTTTTCTCATTTAACCTTGAATATGATGACTCTGGGAGGTTTAGCTTTGGGGATCGGCATGATGGTAGATAATTCCATTGTCGTTTTGGAAAATATATTCAGGTATAGAGAATCAAGAACCGGTATTAAAGAATCTGCTTGCCTGGGTGCAAGTGAAGTAAGTACGGCAATTTCAGCTTCCACTTTTACTACTATTGCAGTATTTTTACCCATTGTATATGTTCAGGGAATTGCCAGTGAACTATTTAGACCCATGGGATATACCATTACTTTTTCTCTTTTAACTTCTTTATTGGTGGCCTTAACCCTTGTTCCCATGCTTTCTTCGAAAATTATGCACTTTAAAGTGCAGGATAATAACTCGTCTATTTCTAAAGAAAATATAGTTCAAAATTCTCTGAGTCAGAGTGGAAGAATTTTTAATTTTGTGAAAGAAGAATATAGTAGATTACTTAGCTGGTCTTTACGACACCGGGGATCGGTGTTTATTTTAGCTGTACTTATCTTTGCTGGATCAATCATGTTAATCCCTTTTGTGGGAACAGAATTCATCCCATCCAGTGACCAGGGACAATTTAATATCAACATTACCTTACCTACCGGGACAAACCTGGAAACTACCAGAGAAGTTGTCAGTAAAGTGGAAAAAATTGTCTTGGAAATACCGGAAATGAAAAGCATATTAACTACGGCAGGAGAGGGCTCCGGTGGAATGGGATTTAGTACCGAAGGCGGCAACAGCGGTACCATTATGGTTAACCTGGTGGAACAGAACAAGAGAGATAGAAGTACGGCACAGATTATTAACCAGTTAAGAGAAAAAATTGGTACTTACCCTGATGCCAAAATAAAATTTTCGGAACAATCTATGTCATTTTCCTCCGGGTCGGATTTAGAAGTAAAAATATCCGGTGATTCACTGGATGAATTGGAAAATATTGCCAATCGTATTTTGGTATCGCTAGAAGAAGTAGAAGGTGTGTATGACCTGGAGAGCAGTGTAGAAGATGTACGTCCGGAGTTACATGTGAATATTGATCGTGAAAAAGCAAATCTCTATGGCTTAAATACTGTTCATATTGCTTCTACGGTTCATGATGCTCTTTTAGGTAGAGTTGCCAGTATTTATCAGGAAAAAGGAGAACAAGTTGACATACGGATTAGATTGGAAGAGGAAGATAGAAATAGTATAGAGGAAGTAAAAAATCTACTGATTAGCTCTAATACCGGATTACAGATTCCTTTAAAAGAAATTGCAGAGGTCATTGTAGGTTCTGGACCCAAAGGAATTGACCGTGAAAATCAACAGCGAATAGTGAATGTTTCCGGAAATATCAGTGACCGATTTTTAGGTAAAGTGATCCAGGATGCCCAGAAGCAATTGGAAAAATTAGTACTGCCAGAGGACTATCACTATGAATTTGTTGGACAAAATAGGGAAATGCAAGAATCTTTTTTGCAACTCGGCCTGGCATTGGTTTTATCCATTATCCTGGTTTATATGATTATTGCTGCTCAGTTTGAATCCCTTTTAATGCCCCTTGCAGTCATGTTTTCCGTTCCTTTTTCTCTAATCGGAGTTATTTTGGGATTATTACTAGCCGATAAAAGCTTGAATGTACTTTCTTATATCGGTATTATCATGCTGGTAGGAATTGTGGTCAATAACAGTATTGTTTTGATCGATTACATTAATAAACTTCGACAAAAAGGGATAGAAAGGAAAGAAGCTATCATTTTAGGAGGTACAACCCGTTTAAGACCTATTTTAATGACCATGTTTACCACGGTTCTTGCTCTGGTTCCTATGGCATTAGGCATCGGAGAAGGAGCGGAACTTAGGGCACCAATGGCGATCACTATTATCGGAGGTTTGACTTCATCTACCTTTTTGTCATTGATTATTGTTCCCATTTTTTATACTTTTTTGGATGATTTAAGCCAAAAAATAACCGGAAGAGGGAGAGCAAAAAACTAGTTAAAATATTCTACGGGTAAAATTATCAAGAAGAAGTTCAACCTCTTGAAACTGATTGTTATTTGCGTTCCAGGATGTATAATTTTAAAATGGTCTCGGATGATAACAGACAAGTTGTTGAGACCAGATTTTCATTTGTTTGGAAAAAGGAGATTAGATATGAAGGGGAAAGCGACGGTTCTTTGTGAAAATTGTATATTTAACCAAATTGGGGCGATTGCTGAACATGGTTGGTCAGTCTATATTGAAAGCGATCAGGGAAATTTTCTTTTTGATACCGGTCAAGGTAAGGCAATTATTAATAATGCGCTGTACTTTAAAAAAGATCTTTCCACTATTCAAGGGATTATGATTAGTCACCATCATCGTGATCATACCGGTGGTCTTTTAAGTGTTTTAGAACAAGTAGGTAAAGTAAATGTATATGCTCATCCTGATCTTTTTAAAAGCAGCTATGTAATAGATGAAGGGAGAGAAAGAAATATCGGAATTCCTTTCCGCCAAGAAATATTAGAAAGCCAAGGAGCTCAATTTAAATTTAATACTAGTTTTAAGGAAATTGTACCAAATTTAATGTTGAGCGGAGAAATTCCCCGTTTGACTGAATTTGAAAAGGTTGGTAAAAGATTTTTACTTAAAACTGGGGAAGGTTATATTCAAGATCTTATTTTTGATGATCAAACATTAATTTTAAATACTGAGAAAGGACTTATTATTATTTTAGGATGCTCACATTCAGGCATAATAAATATTATTAATCATATCATTGATAAAACCGGCCAAAACCATATTCGTGTCATTATAGGTGGGACTCATTTGGGTCCGGCAAGCGAGGAAACAAAGAAAAAAACAATTCAAGCTTTAAAAAAATATGATTTAGAAAAAATTGGTGTTTCTCATTGTACCGGATTGGAAACCTCCATGCGATTACTTCAAGAATTTGGAGATCGTTTCTTTTTCTGTAATGTAGGAACCGAGATAGAAATATAGCAATAACAGGGTAGACAAAAAATAAGCAAAGTTATCAATCTATATAAATTATTTTTTCAATAGGGAAGAAAAAAATATATTAGATTAATTTTAATCATGGTTTATGGAATTTAGTTTTAATAACATAATAACTACCAAGAATAGATCTATATTGAAATTTAAACTTAAACCACATATAAAATATTCTTTTTGGAAATTCTAACAGAATATTTTTTTTAAATATAAAAAAGTATTGACAAAAAAGGTTAATTATGAGAGAATGTTAGGCAAAGGCTAACTAACTATTGAGGTGATATTTTGAAAGAATATCATGATTTATTTAGTATATTTAACAGTTTTTTGCGAATTAAGACAGAGTGCAGATTTTGTATTAACGATAAGTATAATGTATCAGAATTAACCTTCAAACAGATTGAATATTTAAAGAAATTTGATGAACACGAATATGTTACCGTAAGCCAATTAGCTGAAGATTTGCATTTATCTAAGCCATCAATCACCGAAATGGTTAAAAAGTTTATTCAGTTAGATTGTATTAAGAAGGAACAGTGTAAGCATGACGCAAGAGTTTATTACCTGTTTCTCACCGAAAAAGGTAAAGGGATTGCCAGATTAGAGAAACTTGCCGATGAGGATTTTATTAGAAAGGTGGGCAATTCTTTAAGTGAAGAAGATATTAACTTATTGATAGAATTATTATTAAAAGTGGTGTAAGATTCTCTTTTTTTTACTGTGAAAGTTAGGTTAAGCTTAACTAACTATTAAAAATATTACAAGCAGAAGGCTATTGAAAAGAGAAAATATCGAATGTGAAATAAAAATCAATAGAAATTTTGAAAGAAATTAAATAATTCCTATGATATGAAGGAGATATTCATTTGATAGGTAATCGGAGCTGCATTAATAAAAGAAATCATGGAAATGCAAGAATTAATAGTCATAAATAAATATAAGAAACGAGGTGAAGATTATGAAAGATAACCATGTGAAAGATGAATTGGTTATTATAGCGATGCCTGGGCATGTATTGTTTAAAAGAATAAAGAGTACGATAAAAATCAAGAAATCCTTGGGTGAAAAAATAGATTCAAGAATTAAGCAGGATGATAACTATGCTATTATAATGCTATTAAAAGAAGGATGTGATTCAGAAACATATAAGGAAAAAGATTTATATACGATCGGAAGTCTTGTAAAAATTGAAAAGATAGTAGATTCAAAAATAACCTATGATATCGATGTAGAAGTATTGGATAGAATAGAAGTGAAGAATATATATCAGGAACAGGATTTCTATGTCGGTAAATACGAAATGGCACCGGATATTGAGGATTTGGACAAAAATACGCAAAATCAAATGCTTGAATATGTGAAAACGCTCGCTGCTGAAATTAGTGGGAAATTTATAGGTTCCGAAAGTTATATTCAATATATCCAAAGCATGAAGGACTTGGAGCAACTTATAAGTTATTTGATGCAATTCATCAGTATATCCAGTTTTGAAAAACAAGAGTTATTGGAAATTAGATCCAGAAGAAAGAAAAGTTTGAAGTTTTTAGATATTTTAATAAAACAAAAGGAAAATATCGAATTTCAAATGGAGATGAATGCAAAATTAACCGGTGAAGTCAATAAGCAATATAGAGAAAAAATGCTTAGAGAGCAGTTAAAAGCAATACAGGAAGAATTAAATGAGGGCAAAGAACCAGAAAGCAAAAAGAAGGATTATTTACAGCTAATCAATGAATCTAAAATGCCGGAAGATGTGAAAGAGATTGCCCGAGAAGAATATGAAAAATTACAAAATCAAAGTCCGAATGGTATAGAGACGAATGTAATTAGAAACTATTTAGATTTATTGACGTCACTTCCCTGGGGGAAAAGTAGTGCAAAGGAAGTAGATATTAAAGAGGCTAAAACTATTTTAGAAAAAGATCATTATGGGCTGGATAAAGTGAAGGAAAGAATCATCCAACATTTAACTGTCATGAAGCTTAAAAATAATCAACAGGGTTCAATACTCCTTCTGGTGGGACCTCCGGGAACCGGAAAGACCAGTCTGGGAAAAAGTATTGCCAAAGTGCTTCAAAGGGAATACCTGAGAATAAGTCTCGGAGGAATAAGAGATGAAGCAGAAATAAGGGGACACAGACGGACTTACGTCGGTGCTCTTCCGGGAAGAATTATACAGGGAATCAAAAAATCAGGAACTAATAATCCGGTTTTTATATTGGATGAGGTTGATAAATTATTGGCTTCCAATATGGGAGACCCTTCGAGTGCATTACTTGAAGTCCTGGATCCTGAACAAAATAATTCATTCTCTGATCACTATCTGGAAGTGCCCTATGATTTATCCGATGTATTTTTTATCGGAACAGCAAATTCGCTGAGGGAAATTCCGGAACCGCTTAGAGATAGAATGGAAATCATTCAGATTAATAGCTATACAACGACAGAGAAATTTCATATAGCAAAAGAGCATCTGATTGATGAAGTTTTGGTGTGCCATGGACTTACGTCTGAACAATTAAAAATTGAAGATGATGCGGTAAAGGCGATTATCGACAAATATACTCGGGAAGCGGGTGTTAGAGGAATTAAAAAGCAATTATCAGCGATAGCAAGACATGCGACAGAAAAAATTGTCGTTGATGAAGTGAAACTTCCTTATATTGTCAAAGAAGAAATGTTATTTGATATTTTAGGACCTGAAATTTCAATTTATGATAAGGTTAAAAAATCAAATCCACCCGGCGTGGTTACCGGACTGGCCTGGACGCCGGTTGGTGGAGATATTTTGTTCATCGAGAGTGCCTTTATGCCAGGGAAAGGTGAGTTAATGTTAACCGGGCAGTTAGGCGATGTCATGAAAGAGTCAGCCAAAATATCTCAAAGTTTGATTCGATCAAGGCTGGTTTTAAAATTGAAGGAAATTCATTTTAATAAACATGACCTTCACATTCACATACCGCAGGGCTCTATACCTAAGGATGGTCCGTCAGCAGGTGTAACACTATTTACGTCAATAGCATCACTGTTTACTGGAATACCCGTAGATCCAAAAACAGCCATGACTGGTGAAATATCTTTAAGAGGTGCAGTGCTCCCGGTAGGAGGAATTAAAGAAAAAGTAATAGCGGCACATCGTTCTGGTATTAAAAAAATACTCCTTCCTCTGGAAAATAAAAAGGACCTTTGTGATGTTCCTGATGAAATAAAAAAAGATATACAGTTTGTTTTTATCGAAACCATAGAGGAATTAATTCACGAGACATTAGGTATCAAATTGCCAGAAGTAAATAAATTTCATCTTCGTACTATAGATACAATCGATATGAAACAGAAAGTGTAATATAATAGGTAAATATAATAAAGAGGACGTTTAGTTTGACATAAAAGTATAAAAAGTACAACGGGAAGATATGGGGAAAAAGTAAATCCATATCTTCCCGTTTTTTATGGTTTTTTCTCTACTTGAGAAGCTAATCTCATTCGGATAAATAACCAGGGTGCACCAAAACTGATCCATACACCCAATAACAGATAACGAAAAAACCGACTCAATTGATAGAAAAGTTGGCCTTCCGAAGGCAGAATCAATTTTAATCCAAGATATAATATTCCTATTCCAATAATCCCAAGCAAAAAACTGAAAAGCCGCTGCAGCCAGTTCCCAGGTTGAATCCCTCCAATAAAGGAAGAAAAAAATAACAGACCATAGCTAACACCGGTTAAAGCAGCTACCGAACTGATAATATCCGGTGATGATTGAATTTGTAATAAAATTACCGGGAATAGCGTAATACAAATAATTTTAAATATTAGGTTTACCTGAGTAAAATTAAATTTGATCTTTAATGAAATAAAATAAGTTAGGCCAAGAATGAGCCCACCAAATAACCATCCTCCTAGAACATCGGTGGGGAAATGAACCCCCAGATAGATACGAGAAAATCCAATCAAAATAATCAATATAACAGAAAGGTAACGAATCCAGGGTTTCCTTTTCCAGTAAGCTATACTCCCCCAGACTACCAGGGAAGACTGGGCATGGCCGCTGGGGAAACCATATCCGGAAGCAAGAGATTTTTGAATTTCCGGTAAAATTTCAAAAGGGCGAGGCTGCTGAAATAGCTCTTTTAGCCCGGTATTGACATAGACGGATAATAAAAAGATAATCCCGACCCTAATTCCCAAATAAAAGTCAACACACCAGAGAAGGAAAGAGAATAAAAGCAAGTAAAATAATTCATCTCCAAGTAAGGTAATCCCTCGGAAAAAAGAATCCAGCAAAGGTGAGTCAATCTGTTGAATCATGATAATAAAATGTAATCCCCGCTGAAAAATGGTATCCATTTCATCACCTTCCTCGTTAATTATATTGTTTTATTATATCAAAAACTATCGAAAAATGCTTTTTTGCAAAAAATAATTATTTTGTGTTGAAATAGTGTAAAATAGTTTATACCCAAAAAAGTATAAATTATCTTAAAAGAAAGAAAAAATGGAAATAATTATTTTTTGAATTAATGAATATTTTAATTCTTAATTTTTTATAAAAAGAAGGATTTTTAAAATTAATAACGTATGTATAAAATAGTGTAATAATGAAAACATTAAAACCTTTTATTTGCTAAAGAAAAGAGAGGTTAAATATGAAAAAATTAAACGATGCTGAAATTCTTGAACTAAAATCAATACAACAAAATGAGTTGGAAGGGAAAGAAGTATATGGAAGGTTGGCTAAATTAGCCAAAGAACCTGATAATGCTAAAATTCTAAAGAAGATAGCAGAGGATAAAAAACACCATGCGGATATATTTAAAGAATATACTGGTAAATCTCTAAAAGTGAGTAAATTCAGAATATTTTTTTATAGTCTTGTATCAAGGATTTTTGGATTGACTTTTGGTGTAAAACTTCAAGAAAGAGGCAAGGAAGAAGTACAAAAAAAATATAATAGAATGTTCAATACTATTACAGAAATGAAAGAAGTCATAGAAGCAGAAAAAAAACATGAAGCTGAACTTATTCATTTAATGAATATAGAAAAACTTTCCTATATGAGTTCTATTGTTTTAGGATTGAATGATGCCCTGGTGGAACTAACCGGAGCTTTGGCAGGGTTTACCCTATCCATACAAAATTCAAAAATCATTGCTTTAATGGGATTGATTACTGGTATTTCAGCATCTCTTTCCTTATCAGCAAGTGAATATTTATCCATCAAATCGGAAGGGAAACCGAAAGCACAAAAAAGAGCAGTTAAATCAGCATTACATACGGGAATTGCCTATATTTTTACTGTAATAGCTCTAATAATTCCTTATTTTTTAATAGTGAATTATGTAATCAGTTTGATCGTGACGGTTCTGATAGCTATTATGATTATTTTTTTATTTAATTTTTATATTTCTGTAGCTAATGATTACAATTTTAAAAAAAGGTTTATCGAAATGGCAGCAATCAGTATTGGTGTTGCCATACTCTCTTTTATCATTGGTTATTTAGTCAAGGTTTTTTTAGGGTTTAAGATATAAGACAGTATAAAAAGGTTATTTTCCCTTTACTCAAAAACAAGTTTTTTTGAAGTTCAGTGCATTACCTCTATTTGTTGACATTTAGATGTCCTAAATATAAATATTTATCATTGATAAGAAAAAATTGATAATACCTGGTTGCTATATTTAAGGTAAATAAAGGTATTTATATTCTATGGAATAGTGAACTGTAATAATAAAAATAAACAGTAGGAGGAATTTATTATGAACATCGGTATTATTTTATATTCTGAAACCGGCAACACTTATTCTGTTTCCCAGAAGCTCAAGGAAAAACTGGACAAAGCGGGACATTCTGTGAACATCGAAAGATTAAAAGTTATCGGTAAAGCAAAACCCGGGGTAAAAAATATCCAATTCGAATCGCTTCCTGATATCGAGTCATACGATGCCCTAGTATTTGGTTCCCCGGTGCAGGGCTTTTCCCTATCATCAGCAATGACCATCTACCTGTCACAGATAAAATCACTTCAGGATAAAAAAACAGCCTTTTTGGTGACTCAATCTTTTCCTTTCCCATGGTTGGGGGGAACCCGTGCAATCGGACAAATGAAAAAAATATGTGAATCCAAAGGAGTAACTATTTGCGGAACAGCAATTGTTAACTGGTTAAAACCTAATCGTGAAAAACAAATTACTGAAGTAGTTGAAAAATTGAGTAAATTATTTTGATAACGGGTCAAAAATGAATGAAGAAAAAATTATCGAACAGATTAAATTAAAAAAGGATATTAATGAATTAGCCAATCAAATAATTAAAAATCCCAAACTCATCGAAGTGCTTATAACAGCCATTGATAATGAAAAAGGCAGTATTAAATTTGGTTGTGAAAAAATTGTTCGTTTGGTTAGTGAAAAAAAGCCGGAATTAGTCTATCCTTATTTTGATTTTTTAGTAAAATTTCTCGATTCTGAAAATAATTTTATCAAATGGGGTGCAGTTGTTAGCCTTTCGAATTTATGTCGTGTAGATTCAAAAAAACAGTTTGAAAAGATATTTAACAAGTATTATGCCCCTATTACAGGCCCAATTATGGTTACCGCTGTAAATATCGTAGGAAATTCATGGAAAATTGCCCAAGCCAAACCAGAATTAATTGATAGGATTGTAGAAGAAATATTAAAAATAGAAAAAGCGAAATATGAGTATAAAGGAGAACTATCTCCTGAGTGTAATAATGTAGTTTGCGGACATGCCATAGAGTCTTTTGATAAGATTTTTGAAAAGATAAAAAATCAAAAAAAGATAATGGCATTTGTAAAAAGGCAACTAAATAATTCGCGACCTTCGGTAAGAAAACGAGCAGAAAAATTCATGAAGAAATGGTTTCACTGAATACAACTGCAAATTACTTATTAGGTATTTTTGCGTAAGTGTTATAAAATACGCGTTCATATAATAATTCATTTTCTCTTTTCGGGATTTTTTCTTCATCAGGGTAACCAAGAGCAATAATAGACAGAACATTCACATTTTCCGGTATTTTAAGTATTTCCCTGATATATTCTTCCGCAGTTTTGGTTTCTGAATGCATTCTTTTTCTTATTTGAATCCAGCAACTTCCTAAACCCAGCGCATGTGCGGTTATCATAATGAATGTAGAAGAAATAGAAGCGTCTTCAATCCAGACATCTGATAAATTCTGGTCTGCGGTAACAACGATTCCCAGGGGTGCATTCGACAAGAATGCAGAGCCATGCATCTTGGATAAAGACAGCCGGGACAGTAAATTAATATCATTAACCACAATAAACTGCCAGGGATAGTTGGCATGAGAAGACGGAGATAATAGTGCAGCCTGAATGATTTTGTTTATCTTTTCTTGCTCTACTTCTTTATTTTTATATTTTCTAATGCTTCTCCGTTCGCTTAACATAGACAATAGATAATTATTCATCTCATGGTACCTCTTCTAAAGTATTTTTTATCTTTTAAATGACATATTAAAGCAATTTATTTAATTTTTTTTCATTGCCATAGATTCGCTTTTATTGTACTTATATATCAGATTGTATAAAAAAAGCATGTTCAGCAATAACACTGTCATTATATCATTATATTAACATAGATCATCAAGATATAGAGCATCATATTTTATAATTATAGGAAGGATGAATAATAATTGTCAAAAATATTTCTATTTATGCGATTTCAAAAAGATTTAGTGAACTGGTATCGGGCTAACCATCGTTCGTTGCCCGGGAGAGAAACGAAAAATTTAAACTTGTAAGGCATCATAGGATGTCATCCGGGGCAATCACGATATCATTATATCGAAAGATATCTCCTTTTTAATTTTTAAATGACAACTTCTTTCTTAATAATTGACTTTGTAACATAGGAGTAATATACTTTAAAATTAGTTAAAAGATAATCCTTTTTATATAGTTATCTGTTTCCTGTGGAAAGGTTTTAAAGTCTTTTTAGGGAATTTTAAAACTTCAAAGAAGGTGATATCATGGAAGAGCAAAATATCATGGAAGAGCTCATCGAGCTCGATACCAGAGCAACTGATATAAACGCAAGAAGGAAAAAACAGTTAGTGGAACTGGAAGGCCGATATCAAGAAGAAGAAAAAGAAATGCTCAGGGATTATGCAAGCCAGATTGAAGAGGAAACCAAGAAAACTACAAAAAAGATACTGAAAGAAGCGCAACAGGAAGTTAACCAGTTGAAGTTGAATACCAGGGAAGTCCTGGAGAATATGGAACGAGAATTTGAGGAATCCCTAAAAAATATGACTGATGAAATATTAAAGCGGATTTTTGATATCCATTGGGAGAGCCATGGATAAGGTTACTATCTATGCAGCGGTAAACACCAAGATAAGGGCACTGGAAAAAGAATTTTTGAAGCGTGAAGACTATTTAAACATGCTTAAGAAGAAGACCGTGGCCGATGTAGCCCGATATTTAAAAGAGGATATTCCCTATGGTAAGCTATTAGGGGAAATTCACCTTGACACGGTCAGCAGGAGAGACCTGGAAGATATTCTGAAACGCAATATGATCAAAAACATGGATAAACTAATACATTATTTCCGGGATGACTATAAAGTTCTTATTCGTTCGCTTTATATAAAATACGAGATAGAAGATTTGAAAGTTCTGGCCAGAAGTATTTTTAACGGTATAAAGCCAGAAACTATTAAAAAATCTCTTTCCTTTTTAGGTAAATACAGTCGAGTTAGTCCTGAAAAGCTTTTTAAATCAAGGACGATTAGGGATTTGATATATTCTTTGGAAGGTTCGGAATTTTTTGAGTTTCTGATTCCCCTGGTAGATGGAAGGAGAGAAAATCTCTTCAGGTTTGAGATGGCCTTGGATATGAGTTATTTTAATATTATTCAAAGCCGAAAGCTAAATATATCCGGAGAAGACAGGATAATACTGAAGAAATGGGAAGGCATGGTAGCCGACCTCTATAATATTCAGTGGGTATACCGAGGCAAGAAATTTTACAACCTGTCACCCGAAGAGCTTCTAAACTACACCATAAATTATGGAGATAAACTGACTTTTGCAAACCGTAAGGACATGTGTTATACCAAGAACCTTGAAGAGCTCTACAGGATGACGAT is a window from the Candidatus Atribacteria bacterium genome containing:
- a CDS encoding phosphatase PAP2 family protein; translated protein: MDTIFQRGLHFIIMIQQIDSPLLDSFFRGITLLGDELFYLLLFSFLLWCVDFYLGIRVGIIFLLSVYVNTGLKELFQQPRPFEILPEIQKSLASGYGFPSGHAQSSLVVWGSIAYWKRKPWIRYLSVILIILIGFSRIYLGVHFPTDVLGGWLFGGLILGLTYFISLKIKFNFTQVNLIFKIICITLFPVILLQIQSSPDIISSVAALTGVSYGLLFFSSFIGGIQPGNWLQRLFSFLLGIIGIGILYLGLKLILPSEGQLFYQLSRFFRYLLLGVWISFGAPWLFIRMRLASQVEKKP
- a CDS encoding rubrerythrin family protein, which gives rise to MKKLNDAEILELKSIQQNELEGKEVYGRLAKLAKEPDNAKILKKIAEDKKHHADIFKEYTGKSLKVSKFRIFFYSLVSRIFGLTFGVKLQERGKEEVQKKYNRMFNTITEMKEVIEAEKKHEAELIHLMNIEKLSYMSSIVLGLNDALVELTGALAGFTLSIQNSKIIALMGLITGISASLSLSASEYLSIKSEGKPKAQKRAVKSALHTGIAYIFTVIALIIPYFLIVNYVISLIVTVLIAIMIIFLFNFYISVANDYNFKKRFIEMAAISIGVAILSFIIGYLVKVFLGFKI
- a CDS encoding flavodoxin, whose translation is MNIGIILYSETGNTYSVSQKLKEKLDKAGHSVNIERLKVIGKAKPGVKNIQFESLPDIESYDALVFGSPVQGFSLSSAMTIYLSQIKSLQDKKTAFLVTQSFPFPWLGGTRAIGQMKKICESKGVTICGTAIVNWLKPNREKQITEVVEKLSKLF
- a CDS encoding NAD(P)H-dependent dehydrogenase/reductase — translated: MNNYLLSMLSERRSIRKYKNKEVEQEKINKIIQAALLSPSSHANYPWQFIVVNDINLLSRLSLSKMHGSAFLSNAPLGIVVTADQNLSDVWIEDASISSTFIMITAHALGLGSCWIQIRKRMHSETKTAEEYIREILKIPENVNVLSIIALGYPDEEKIPKRENELLYERVFYNTYAKIPNK
- a CDS encoding ATPase; this translates as MDKVTIYAAVNTKIRALEKEFLKREDYLNMLKKKTVADVARYLKEDIPYGKLLGEIHLDTVSRRDLEDILKRNMIKNMDKLIHYFRDDYKVLIRSLYIKYEIEDLKVLARSIFNGIKPETIKKSLSFLGKYSRVSPEKLFKSRTIRDLIYSLEGSEFFEFLIPLVDGRRENLFRFEMALDMSYFNIIQSRKLNISGEDRIILKKWEGMVADLYNIQWVYRGKKFYNLSPEELLNYTINYGDKLTFANRKDMCYTKNLEELYRMTINSVYGFLFKEEEKSTNIYMERRINRFMYYKLKALTRELPMNIIQTIGYVWLLEFEIKDIISIIESIRYNLPPEEARKFLVKAA